From one Aquicella siphonis genomic stretch:
- the ligA gene encoding NAD-dependent DNA ligase LigA, with amino-acid sequence MNKHSALTRNRSAAEEQIKKLREQINEHNYRYYVLDDPLVSDAEYDNLFQKLKSLESEFPNLVTPDSPTQRVGAAPLKTFAEVKHAIPMLSLDNAFADQDILDFNKRIQDKLGTDKPIEFCCEPKLDGLAISLRYEHGLLAQASTRGDGTTGEDVTANIKTIPMIPLRLRGQKIPRIIEVRGEVFMSKKGFARLNEQALAAGEKTFANPRNAAAGSVRQLDSQITASRPLEIYVYGVGLVEGCRLPDSHSEILDYLTGLGFRVSSLVKVVSGAEGCLAYYKKMLQKREELLFEIDGVVYKVNSTREQEKLGFVSRAPRWAIAHKFPAEEVNTIIEAVEFQVGRTGALTPVARLKPVHVHGVTVSNATLHNMDEIRRKDIHIGDTVIVRRAGDVIPEVVGVIKQRRPRDAKPISLPRHCPVCHSSIEHIEGEAVARCTGGLFCSAQRKETIKHFASRRAMDIEGLGDKLVEQLVDTGLIASAADVYDLTQAQLEGLERMGKKSAQNLLEQVEKSKSVTFARFLYALGIREVGEATAKSLAMHFKSLQALKAAGEEELQAIPDIGPVVAAHIAHFFHEPHNRDIISKLIKAGIHWEETRESRHQPLAGKTFVITGTLSTMTRDEAKDALEQRGARVSSSVSAKTSYVVVGADPGSKYDKAKELGVTILDDEAFRKFLQKL; translated from the coding sequence ATGAATAAACATTCAGCTTTGACACGTAACAGAAGTGCGGCAGAAGAACAAATCAAAAAGTTGCGTGAACAAATTAACGAGCATAATTACCGTTATTATGTGCTTGATGATCCGCTTGTTTCTGATGCTGAATACGATAATCTGTTTCAGAAGTTGAAGTCGCTGGAGTCGGAATTTCCGAACCTGGTGACGCCAGATTCTCCCACTCAGCGCGTGGGTGCGGCGCCGTTAAAAACGTTTGCTGAAGTAAAACATGCCATCCCCATGCTGTCCCTGGATAATGCGTTTGCAGACCAGGACATACTGGATTTTAACAAGCGCATACAAGATAAGCTGGGGACAGACAAGCCTATTGAATTTTGCTGTGAACCCAAACTGGACGGGCTTGCCATCAGTCTGCGTTATGAGCACGGCCTCCTGGCGCAGGCGTCAACGCGTGGCGATGGTACAACCGGTGAAGATGTCACGGCGAACATTAAAACCATTCCCATGATTCCATTACGTTTGCGCGGCCAGAAAATTCCGCGGATCATAGAAGTGCGCGGTGAAGTTTTCATGTCGAAAAAGGGATTTGCCAGATTGAATGAGCAAGCTCTCGCGGCGGGTGAAAAGACATTTGCGAATCCGCGCAACGCAGCGGCTGGCAGCGTAAGACAATTGGATTCACAGATCACAGCATCACGCCCGCTAGAAATATATGTATACGGGGTGGGGTTGGTCGAAGGTTGCCGTTTACCTGATTCTCACAGTGAGATTCTTGATTATTTGACCGGCCTGGGCTTTCGTGTGAGCTCACTGGTAAAGGTAGTCAGCGGCGCTGAGGGGTGTCTTGCATATTATAAAAAAATGCTGCAGAAACGTGAAGAATTGTTATTTGAGATTGATGGAGTCGTGTACAAGGTCAACAGTACCAGAGAACAGGAAAAACTGGGTTTTGTGTCCCGCGCGCCGCGTTGGGCTATCGCGCATAAGTTTCCTGCAGAGGAAGTGAATACTATCATTGAGGCTGTTGAATTTCAGGTCGGACGTACCGGTGCGCTGACACCGGTTGCGAGATTGAAACCAGTGCATGTGCACGGCGTGACGGTCAGTAACGCCACTTTGCATAATATGGATGAAATCAGGCGTAAAGATATTCATATCGGAGACACAGTCATCGTGCGCCGCGCTGGTGATGTCATTCCCGAAGTGGTAGGCGTGATCAAGCAGCGGCGGCCGCGTGACGCCAAACCCATTTCTCTTCCCAGGCATTGTCCCGTGTGCCATTCCAGTATTGAACACATTGAGGGTGAGGCGGTCGCACGCTGTACGGGAGGATTATTTTGCTCGGCCCAGCGCAAGGAAACCATCAAACATTTCGCTTCCCGCCGGGCGATGGATATCGAAGGCCTGGGTGATAAACTCGTCGAGCAATTGGTGGATACCGGACTTATCGCTTCAGCGGCTGATGTGTATGATCTGACTCAGGCACAGTTGGAAGGCCTGGAAAGAATGGGTAAAAAATCAGCGCAAAATTTGCTGGAGCAGGTCGAGAAGAGCAAGTCTGTCACCTTTGCGCGGTTTCTATATGCGCTGGGCATACGCGAGGTGGGGGAGGCAACAGCAAAATCCCTGGCTATGCATTTCAAGTCACTTCAGGCATTAAAGGCTGCGGGTGAGGAAGAGCTGCAGGCTATTCCTGACATAGGACCAGTGGTCGCGGCCCATATCGCACATTTTTTTCATGAACCGCACAACCGCGACATCATCAGCAAGTTGATCAAGGCAGGGATACACTGGGAAGAAACCAGGGAAAGCCGTCATCAGCCGCTTGCAGGCAAAACATTTGTCATTACGGGAACCCTCTCAACCATGACCAGGGATGAAGCAAAAGATGCATTGGAACAGCGCGGCGCCAGAGTGTCTAGCAGTGTGTCCGCGAAAACATCGTATGTAGTGGTGGGTGCGGACCCGGGGTCCAAATACGACAAGGCAAAGGAACTGGGTGTCACTATCCTGGATGATGAAGCGTTCCGGAAATTTTTACAAAAGCTATAG
- the smc gene encoding chromosome segregation protein SMC — protein MQLSKIKMSGFKSFVDPTTINLPSHLMAVVGPNGCGKSNIIDAVTWVMGESSPKYLRGEALTDVIFNGSSARKPVGQASVELIFDNSDGTIGGEYAKFSEISVKRSINRESDSTYYLNGVRCRKRDVVDIFLGTGLGPRSYSIIGQNMISRVIEAKPDDLRTYLEEAAGISKYKERRHETELRIGHAKENLARVNDLRAELEKQLSHLKQQANTAEKYKSLKQQERILRAELFAIQWRQLDSRMVDHTLKIQHEETALEARNSELSKIARDIEQMRQDQRLAHDSFQEVQRRYYAVGNEITRIEQDILHHQERKQQWDNDLRQTENDCQTIVNQITEAEDNLEELEQDIQTLEPQVASVSQEAQALALELEEAEEATQAWQSRWDDFNQSSSKTAQTAQVEKTHIQHLEQRIASLQKTRSQLQQDQNQLNFSELTKEIEGYSRQSCEAADKLEFQSQQLAETRDEIMQVQSRLQASATQLDHVRSELQRLRGQQASLEALQQTALGQRDNPAAPWLNQHHFDTRPRLAQHIEVEAGWELAVEKALGFSLQAICVDQVSEVVPHLKDFTSGNLCVFTSAQDAKPASQTGRGVCLSDKVKSPWPLDSLISGIYVAGTLDDALSMVDTLDVHESVMTRDGTWLSRSWLKILREDDPAAGVFQREQELKALAARVEALQDQQQNLEVEIAACREEQLQLEQQRDQLQQSFNQQQAQSAQLNAQHKMKVERLAELNMQSNRLKTDLADCSAQMEQALAELQHARSLWEGALDELEKQTKIRHDLISERDKARQYLQMTRESANNRRSQLHELELRLQTSYSQKSSLQQAVTRLQSQFSALNERKITLQGEISAMQPVDVIKQSLSQALDRHVSVETELNAARATMEAMDQEFYQLEEKRQFIERDINKLRGVLEALRVDWQGWKVKADTLCEQIKETEYSLEDVLKDLPQGISAEEWQAKLDQTVTRINRLGPINLVAIEEYTTCLERKQYLDSQLEDLQSGLNTLEDAINKIDRETRARFKETFDKVNGRFQELFPTIFGGGKAYLELTSDDLLEAGVTMMACPPGKRNSSIYLLSGGEKSLTAIALIFSIFYLNPAPFCLLDEVDAALDDANVLRFTRLVKVMAEKTQFIFISHNKITIEMGEHLIGVTMNEPGVSRLVSVDIEKAISMAES, from the coding sequence ATGCAACTTTCAAAGATTAAAATGTCGGGCTTCAAGTCATTTGTCGACCCTACCACCATCAATCTGCCCAGCCATCTGATGGCCGTGGTGGGTCCGAATGGCTGCGGCAAATCGAATATTATTGACGCGGTGACCTGGGTAATGGGGGAGAGTTCTCCCAAGTATTTGCGTGGTGAGGCACTGACAGACGTCATTTTTAACGGTTCTTCGGCGCGTAAACCGGTGGGTCAGGCGTCTGTAGAACTGATCTTTGATAATTCGGACGGCACCATAGGCGGGGAATACGCAAAATTTTCCGAAATTTCCGTTAAACGCTCTATCAACAGGGAATCGGATTCAACTTACTACCTGAATGGGGTGCGCTGCCGCAAGCGTGACGTGGTTGATATTTTTTTGGGCACCGGATTGGGTCCTCGCAGTTACTCGATAATTGGACAAAATATGATCAGTCGTGTTATCGAAGCCAAGCCGGATGATTTACGTACCTACCTGGAAGAAGCTGCAGGCATTTCAAAGTACAAGGAACGCCGCCACGAAACCGAGCTGCGTATCGGTCATGCCAAGGAAAATCTGGCCAGGGTCAACGATCTGCGGGCAGAGCTCGAAAAACAGCTCAGCCATCTCAAACAGCAGGCGAATACGGCCGAAAAGTATAAATCACTCAAACAGCAGGAGCGCATTCTCAGGGCTGAATTATTTGCTATCCAGTGGCGCCAGCTGGACAGCCGCATGGTTGATCATACGCTTAAAATCCAGCATGAAGAAACCGCCCTGGAAGCCCGTAACAGTGAATTAAGCAAAATTGCCCGTGATATTGAGCAGATGCGCCAGGACCAGCGGCTTGCGCATGATTCCTTTCAGGAAGTCCAGCGCCGCTATTATGCAGTCGGCAATGAGATTACCCGGATAGAGCAGGATATTCTGCATCATCAAGAACGCAAGCAGCAATGGGATAACGATCTCAGGCAGACTGAAAACGACTGTCAGACGATCGTGAATCAGATAACTGAAGCTGAAGACAATCTCGAGGAACTGGAACAAGACATCCAGACTCTTGAGCCGCAAGTCGCTTCCGTTTCTCAGGAAGCGCAGGCTTTGGCGCTCGAGCTCGAGGAAGCGGAGGAAGCCACACAGGCATGGCAGTCACGATGGGATGATTTCAATCAATCTTCTTCAAAAACGGCTCAAACCGCGCAAGTTGAAAAAACGCATATCCAGCACCTGGAACAACGGATCGCATCACTGCAAAAAACGCGAAGCCAGTTACAGCAAGACCAAAACCAGCTTAATTTTTCTGAATTGACAAAAGAAATTGAAGGTTATTCCCGGCAATCTTGCGAGGCTGCCGATAAACTGGAATTCCAGAGCCAGCAGCTGGCGGAAACACGAGATGAAATCATGCAGGTACAATCCAGACTGCAGGCGTCCGCCACACAGCTGGATCACGTACGCAGTGAATTGCAGCGTCTGCGCGGGCAGCAGGCATCACTGGAAGCCTTGCAGCAAACAGCATTGGGACAGCGCGACAATCCTGCTGCGCCGTGGCTGAATCAGCATCATTTCGATACCAGGCCCAGGCTGGCACAGCATATTGAAGTGGAAGCCGGCTGGGAGCTGGCTGTTGAAAAAGCGCTGGGTTTCAGCCTGCAGGCGATATGCGTGGACCAGGTTAGTGAAGTGGTTCCGCACTTAAAGGATTTCACATCCGGAAACCTGTGTGTGTTTACTTCCGCGCAAGACGCCAAACCCGCCAGTCAAACCGGGAGGGGCGTGTGTTTGAGCGATAAAGTCAAATCACCCTGGCCGCTTGATTCCCTTATTTCCGGAATTTACGTTGCGGGCACGCTGGATGATGCGTTGTCCATGGTTGATACGCTGGATGTTCATGAATCTGTCATGACCAGAGACGGTACCTGGCTAAGCCGTTCCTGGCTGAAAATCTTGCGTGAAGATGATCCGGCCGCGGGTGTTTTTCAGCGCGAGCAGGAATTGAAAGCATTGGCTGCGCGTGTAGAAGCGCTCCAGGACCAACAGCAAAATCTGGAAGTGGAAATTGCCGCATGCAGGGAAGAGCAGCTGCAACTGGAACAGCAACGCGATCAATTGCAGCAATCCTTTAACCAGCAGCAGGCGCAATCGGCTCAACTCAATGCCCAGCACAAAATGAAAGTGGAGCGCCTGGCTGAATTAAACATGCAGTCAAATCGTCTCAAGACCGATCTGGCTGACTGTTCTGCGCAGATGGAGCAGGCGCTGGCGGAGTTGCAGCATGCGCGGTCATTATGGGAAGGCGCGTTAGACGAGCTTGAAAAACAAACAAAAATCCGTCATGACCTGATTAGTGAGCGTGACAAGGCCCGGCAATATCTGCAGATGACGCGAGAATCCGCGAATAACAGGCGCAGCCAGTTGCATGAGTTGGAACTGCGCTTGCAAACTTCATACTCGCAAAAATCCTCTCTGCAGCAAGCCGTCACGAGACTGCAGTCGCAATTTTCTGCTTTGAATGAGCGTAAGATTACTCTCCAGGGTGAAATCAGCGCCATGCAGCCTGTGGATGTCATCAAACAGTCGCTGTCCCAGGCGCTGGACAGGCATGTCAGCGTTGAAACGGAATTGAATGCGGCACGCGCTACTATGGAAGCCATGGATCAGGAGTTTTATCAACTCGAAGAAAAGCGTCAATTTATTGAACGTGACATAAACAAGCTGCGGGGCGTGCTGGAAGCCTTGCGTGTAGACTGGCAAGGATGGAAAGTCAAGGCGGACACCCTTTGTGAACAGATAAAGGAAACGGAATACAGCCTGGAAGATGTGTTAAAGGACTTGCCGCAAGGAATTTCCGCGGAAGAATGGCAGGCTAAACTTGATCAGACGGTTACTCGTATTAACCGGCTCGGCCCTATCAATCTGGTCGCCATAGAAGAATACACGACTTGTCTGGAACGCAAACAATATCTGGATTCCCAGCTTGAAGACTTGCAGTCAGGCTTGAATACGCTGGAAGACGCGATCAATAAAATCGATCGCGAAACCCGCGCGCGATTCAAGGAAACGTTTGACAAGGTTAACGGGCGTTTCCAGGAACTGTTTCCCACCATTTTTGGCGGAGGCAAGGCTTACCTGGAGTTGACCAGTGACGACTTGCTTGAAGCCGGTGTCACCATGATGGCGTGCCCTCCGGGCAAACGTAACAGTTCGATTTACCTGTTGTCTGGCGGTGAAAAATCATTGACTGCCATCGCTCTCATTTTTTCCATTTTTTACCTGAATCCGGCGCCATTCTGTTTGTTGGATGAAGTCGACGCCGCGCTGGACGATGCAAACGTATTGCGGTTTACAAGACTGGTCAAGGTCATGGCAGAAAAAACCCAGTTTATCTTTATCAGTCATAATAAAATTACTATCGAAATGGGAGAACACCTGATTGGTGTCACCATGAATGAACCAGGCGTGTCACGTCTGGTCAGTGTTGATATTGAAAAAGCAATCAGCATGGCGGAGTCTTGA
- a CDS encoding sensor histidine kinase, with amino-acid sequence MASHLSQRIWLPYIVAVIGLLCSVILWVVFKNNLQAYLDLLKAVQRYLPWMALMFGLSITFLISALIRMAQLASARSFILRQINEDLKNEISDRMSAEETKQKLEVALLQGQKLQAMGTLAGGIAHDFNNILYAIIGYTEMAREDVQKDSLVYKNLGKVIDAAHRGQDLVARILAFSRRQHHHFDPINLRSTVEAALSLLKPTIPASVIIHFQPADMVILGNQTQIHQVLVNIINNAVDAMEGEGTINIHMSRIQSGHPFLRQFPDTRPQNYCKIEISDTGHGMDQPTMERIFEPFFTTKEVGKGSGLGLSIVHSIIKEHQGEITVTSQLGHGTTFMILLPEHTA; translated from the coding sequence ATGGCTTCCCATCTGTCCCAAAGGATCTGGCTCCCCTACATCGTTGCCGTGATCGGCTTGTTGTGCTCGGTCATATTATGGGTGGTTTTCAAGAATAATTTACAAGCCTATCTCGATTTACTCAAGGCTGTACAAAGATATCTGCCCTGGATGGCCTTGATGTTTGGTTTAAGCATTACTTTTCTTATCTCCGCGTTGATACGCATGGCGCAACTGGCCAGTGCCCGCTCATTCATTCTCCGTCAAATCAATGAGGACCTGAAAAATGAAATCAGCGACCGCATGAGTGCGGAAGAAACCAAGCAGAAACTGGAAGTTGCCTTGCTGCAAGGGCAAAAACTGCAGGCCATGGGTACGTTGGCCGGAGGAATCGCCCATGATTTCAATAACATCCTCTACGCCATTATCGGATACACTGAAATGGCCAGGGAAGACGTGCAAAAAGACAGCCTGGTATATAAAAATCTGGGCAAGGTAATCGACGCAGCCCACCGCGGACAAGACTTGGTCGCGCGCATTCTCGCCTTCAGCCGCAGGCAACATCATCACTTCGACCCCATCAATTTGCGCAGCACCGTTGAGGCAGCCCTCTCTCTGCTCAAACCCACCATTCCTGCCAGCGTCATTATCCATTTCCAGCCGGCTGATATGGTGATCCTGGGAAATCAGACACAAATCCACCAGGTACTCGTCAATATCATCAATAACGCGGTGGATGCAATGGAAGGGGAAGGAACGATTAATATACATATGAGCCGCATTCAGTCAGGCCATCCCTTTTTGAGACAATTTCCTGATACTCGCCCGCAAAACTATTGTAAAATAGAAATATCGGACACTGGACATGGAATGGACCAGCCAACCATGGAACGCATATTTGAGCCGTTTTTCACAACCAAGGAAGTGGGCAAGGGTTCGGGTCTTGGCTTGTCAATCGTTCATTCCATCATCAAGGAGCACCAGGGCGAAATCACCGTGACCAGCCAACTGGGGCATGGCACAACGTTTATGATTTTACTGCCGGAACACACGGCATGA
- a CDS encoding response regulator → MAKILLVEDDDLVRDMLTQVLQRASHQVTCAANGEEATEYLQKDEPDIMVTDIIMPKKSGITLISEVKNRHPNLEIIAISGGGRMDPTGYLDLSETLGASVSFEKPIDNTALLMAIDLLLHGKKERINH, encoded by the coding sequence ATGGCAAAAATTCTACTCGTTGAAGATGATGATCTGGTCAGAGACATGTTGACACAAGTGTTGCAGCGCGCTTCCCATCAAGTCACTTGCGCCGCCAACGGAGAAGAAGCAACCGAATATTTGCAAAAAGATGAGCCCGACATCATGGTGACAGACATTATCATGCCAAAAAAAAGCGGCATCACCCTGATATCCGAAGTCAAAAACCGTCACCCCAATCTGGAAATCATCGCCATTTCCGGCGGCGGCCGCATGGATCCAACGGGTTACCTTGATTTATCGGAAACACTGGGAGCATCTGTTTCCTTTGAAAAACCTATCGATAATACGGCATTGCTGATGGCGATAGACTTGCTACTGCATGGAAAAAAGGAACGAATCAATCATTAA
- a CDS encoding DNA internalization-related competence protein ComEC/Rec2, with the protein MIIFTLMFLLGVLYLQTLSRLPDANIMYVLLASGLCFWMVSRKWLPFAGILFAFAAGFTWAAWYACGILSWSLSREWEGKPLQATGYIQSLPVPTPFGERFEFYLEELKDARRVVHPHTSIRLIQPVTGRDQTARLKPGDKWRLLVRLKRIHGTENLGAFDFEAWALQKGLRAIGTVIRSDANRLADHRWHHYPVQQIRHHLQEKMLYYLPPDPASQWLMALVTGERQNMAQNDWQVLRNTGTNHLMAIGGLHIGIMSGFSYFVIMWLWRRCPWLVLRVPAKHAGLAGAFLIASIYGALSGFLIPAQRACVMFAASIFAMLFNKTLSAWRAWSIALLCVLLINPLSVLTESFWLSFGTIALIIYGMSCRVSPSGWWWKWGRVQWVIGVGLMPMTLMLFQQCSLVSFIANSIAIPWLAFCILPICFLGVIFLYVSPLIGVVLLTLAAKSLSLLWLTLSWISRLPVAVWHLNIPNHFIFILTTLGFMILLLPAGWPGRWLGVFWMLPVLFWHAPKPDKGHFWMTLLDVGQGLAVVIQTRHHVLVYDAGPNIANQSDAGERIVVPYLRTLAIRKLDKLVISHGDNDHLGGAQAVINAVTVQAIETSVPEKIKTAYTRYCQRGRTWQWDGVNFSYLYPGDGDFHLGNDSSCVLRIDNGMHQILLPGDIEKFAEKQLIAHYPGELKSDILIAPHHGSKTSGLVAFIQSVHPRYVIYSTGYRNRYHFPHTHVAAAYQRLQAVAYNTADTGMLQFKITKNKQIEDPYSYRQARARYWQDREE; encoded by the coding sequence ATGATTATTTTTACTCTGATGTTTCTTCTGGGCGTGCTCTACCTGCAAACACTTTCCCGGCTTCCGGACGCTAATATAATGTATGTATTGCTCGCGTCGGGATTATGCTTCTGGATGGTTTCCCGAAAATGGCTTCCGTTCGCAGGGATACTGTTTGCATTTGCTGCCGGATTCACATGGGCTGCGTGGTATGCCTGCGGGATTTTGTCCTGGTCACTGTCCCGCGAATGGGAAGGAAAGCCATTGCAGGCGACGGGATATATTCAATCTCTCCCAGTGCCGACACCGTTTGGCGAGCGGTTCGAGTTTTATCTGGAAGAACTGAAAGACGCGCGTCGCGTTGTACATCCGCACACATCAATACGACTGATCCAGCCTGTTACCGGCCGTGACCAAACCGCCAGGCTGAAGCCGGGGGACAAGTGGCGTTTGCTGGTGCGGCTCAAGCGCATACATGGGACAGAAAACCTGGGCGCGTTTGATTTTGAAGCCTGGGCATTGCAAAAAGGCCTGAGGGCAATCGGAACAGTCATACGCAGCGATGCGAATCGGCTGGCTGATCATCGATGGCATCATTATCCTGTCCAGCAGATTCGCCATCATTTGCAGGAAAAAATGCTTTATTACCTGCCGCCCGACCCGGCTTCGCAATGGTTAATGGCGCTGGTGACGGGCGAACGCCAAAACATGGCACAAAATGACTGGCAAGTGCTGCGGAATACCGGTACCAATCATTTGATGGCTATTGGCGGGCTGCATATAGGCATCATGTCGGGTTTTTCTTATTTTGTGATCATGTGGCTATGGAGAAGATGTCCCTGGCTGGTGTTGCGGGTTCCGGCAAAACATGCGGGATTGGCAGGCGCGTTTTTAATCGCTTCCATCTATGGAGCGCTATCGGGCTTTTTAATACCGGCGCAGCGCGCTTGCGTGATGTTTGCGGCGAGTATATTTGCGATGCTGTTCAACAAGACTCTTTCTGCCTGGCGTGCCTGGTCAATCGCGTTATTATGTGTCCTGCTGATCAATCCTCTTAGTGTATTGACCGAAAGTTTCTGGCTCTCGTTTGGAACGATTGCATTGATCATTTATGGCATGAGCTGCCGTGTTTCCCCATCGGGATGGTGGTGGAAATGGGGCAGGGTGCAATGGGTGATTGGAGTTGGCTTGATGCCCATGACGCTGATGTTGTTTCAACAGTGTTCGCTGGTATCATTCATCGCGAATTCCATCGCTATCCCTTGGCTGGCGTTTTGCATTCTGCCTATATGTTTTCTGGGTGTGATCTTTTTGTATGTCTCGCCATTAATCGGGGTTGTTTTGCTGACACTCGCAGCTAAAAGCCTGTCGTTATTATGGCTGACATTGAGCTGGATAAGTCGGCTGCCGGTCGCTGTCTGGCATCTCAACATTCCCAATCATTTCATTTTCATACTGACAACCCTAGGATTCATGATTCTATTATTGCCAGCCGGATGGCCAGGAAGATGGCTGGGTGTATTTTGGATGCTTCCGGTATTGTTTTGGCATGCACCCAAACCGGATAAGGGCCACTTCTGGATGACACTGCTGGATGTGGGGCAAGGCTTGGCTGTTGTTATTCAAACCCGGCATCATGTGCTTGTTTATGACGCCGGCCCGAATATTGCCAATCAGTCAGACGCGGGAGAAAGAATAGTGGTTCCTTACCTGCGTACACTGGCGATCAGAAAACTCGATAAACTGGTCATCAGTCATGGCGATAATGATCATCTTGGCGGCGCCCAGGCTGTCATCAATGCCGTTACCGTACAAGCGATTGAAACCAGTGTTCCGGAAAAAATCAAAACGGCTTACACACGCTATTGCCAGAGAGGACGGACGTGGCAATGGGATGGCGTGAATTTTAGTTACCTGTATCCGGGGGATGGGGATTTTCACTTGGGAAATGACAGTTCATGTGTCTTGCGTATTGACAACGGCATGCATCAAATCCTGCTGCCGGGAGACATAGAAAAGTTCGCCGAAAAACAGCTGATAGCGCATTACCCAGGCGAGCTGAAGTCGGATATTCTGATTGCACCGCACCACGGCAGCAAGACATCCGGGCTGGTTGCATTTATACAGTCGGTACATCCTCGTTATGTGATATATTCCACCGGTTATCGAAACCGTTATCATTTTCCGCACACGCATGTTGCCGCAGCATATCAGCGGCTGCAGGCTGTCGCGTATAATACAGCTGATACTGGCATGCTTCAGTTCAAAATTACCAAAAACAAGCAGATAGAGGACCCGTATTCATACCGCCAAGCTCGAGCGAGATACTGGCAGGATCGTGAAGAGTGA
- the hemH gene encoding ferrochelatase — protein MNKKAVLLINLGTPDHVDTRSVRRYLRDFLNDPRVIDLPAFVRWPLVNLLIVPFRYKKTTAAYQQIWDGQGSPLLTISRRLQSGLSKALGSGYQVELGMRYGSPSIQLAMNQLKTCDSLTVIPLFPQYSSAATGSAIESLFNSAAGQWNIPEIKIISDFFSQPDFISAVADGISRTLNGKTIDRILFSYHGLPERHVIKSGCASSCDRLNACPPVDSDNRYCYRAQCYATTEAVAHQLRLPRQQYSVAFQSRLGKTPWIKPYTDKVFPELIEKGIRNLAVVSPSFVADCLETLEEINIRGRAQWLALGGKEFTFIPCINDSQIWINALKKMILSA, from the coding sequence ATGAATAAAAAAGCGGTTTTGTTAATTAACCTGGGTACACCCGATCATGTGGACACCCGTTCTGTCAGGCGTTATTTGCGTGACTTTTTGAACGACCCGCGTGTTATCGATTTGCCGGCATTTGTACGCTGGCCGTTGGTCAATTTATTGATCGTGCCGTTTCGTTATAAAAAAACCACTGCCGCCTACCAGCAAATCTGGGATGGCCAGGGTTCACCACTGTTGACGATCAGCCGCCGGCTGCAATCCGGATTATCCAAAGCCTTAGGGTCCGGCTACCAGGTTGAACTGGGCATGCGTTACGGCAGTCCCTCCATTCAACTGGCAATGAACCAATTGAAAACCTGTGACTCATTGACGGTGATACCCTTGTTTCCGCAATATTCATCCGCTGCGACAGGATCGGCCATAGAGAGTTTGTTTAATTCGGCAGCCGGGCAGTGGAACATTCCGGAAATTAAAATCATAAGCGATTTTTTTTCTCAGCCTGATTTTATTTCAGCTGTCGCTGACGGCATAAGCCGCACATTGAACGGCAAAACAATCGATAGGATTCTCTTCAGTTATCATGGCCTGCCTGAGCGGCATGTCATCAAAAGTGGATGCGCATCCAGCTGCGACAGGCTCAATGCCTGTCCGCCGGTTGATTCTGATAACCGCTATTGCTATCGAGCCCAGTGTTATGCCACCACAGAAGCGGTCGCGCACCAGCTGCGGCTTCCACGGCAGCAGTATTCAGTAGCTTTTCAGTCGCGTTTGGGAAAAACGCCATGGATCAAACCTTATACTGATAAAGTGTTTCCAGAGTTGATAGAGAAAGGCATCAGAAATCTGGCTGTTGTTAGTCCTTCATTTGTGGCTGATTGTCTCGAGACACTGGAAGAAATCAATATCCGCGGCAGGGCGCAGTGGCTCGCGCTGGGAGGAAAGGAATTTACTTTTATCCCGTGCATCAATGATTCTCAGATATGGATAAATGCCTTGAAAAAGATGATCTTGTCCGCATAA
- a CDS encoding DUF4148 domain-containing protein, giving the protein MKTIKMILLLSALTSFSMAGFAEAAEKTGASGTGAQVPDITGTYQCKGYDPGSKSNYTNPITVTKNGDTYAFQWLNSKGYPFNLGTGIIHSGLKNVVSVVFWDPKKSDFFGTMVYEVKSDGSLTGEWVVQATKDIGTENCTKSK; this is encoded by the coding sequence ATGAAAACCATAAAAATGATTCTATTGCTATCAGCTCTCACATCATTTTCAATGGCGGGATTCGCGGAAGCGGCGGAAAAAACAGGAGCCAGCGGGACAGGCGCGCAAGTTCCGGACATTACCGGTACATATCAGTGCAAGGGTTATGATCCAGGCAGCAAATCCAACTATACTAATCCCATAACCGTGACCAAGAACGGGGATACTTATGCCTTTCAGTGGCTAAACTCCAAAGGATATCCATTCAATCTGGGAACGGGAATCATACACAGCGGGTTGAAAAATGTGGTTTCAGTGGTTTTCTGGGACCCCAAAAAGAGTGATTTCTTTGGTACCATGGTATATGAAGTCAAATCTGACGGCTCGTTGACAGGCGAGTGGGTAGTGCAGGCAACGAAAGACATAGGCACAGAAAATTGCACTAAAAGCAAATAA